One region of Flavobacterium sp. KACC 22763 genomic DNA includes:
- a CDS encoding methylmalonyl-CoA mutase family protein: MEQQIPYIPKNKVRIVTAASLFDGHDAAINIMRRIIQSTGVEVIHLGHDRSVEEVVNTAIQEDANAIAMTSYQGGHNEYFKYMYDLLREKGAGHIKIFGGGGGVILPSEISELHEYGITRIYSPDDGRSLGLQGMINDLVQRADFPIGDKLNGEVDHIENKVPTAIARLISAAENFPEIAKPVFDKIHESNASSKIPVLGITGTGGAGKSSLVDELVRRFLIDFPEKTIGLISVDPSKRKTGGALLGDRIRMNAINNPRVYMRSLATRQSNLALSKYVAEAIQVLKAAKYDLIILETSGIGQSDTEIMDHSDVSLYVMTPEFGAATQLEKIDMLDFADLVALNKFDKRGALDALRDVKKQYQRNHNLWDKSPDEMPVFGTIASQFNDPGMNTLYKAIMDKVVEKTASDLKSTFTITKEMSEKIFVIPPGRTRYLSEIAENNRSYDETAISQQKVAQKLYGIFKTIESVSGKVPQITKAGIDDSTVLPSGIAEHDENRIFLNLLLNQFDKVKMDLDPYNWEIILNWDEKVAKYKNPVYSFKVRDKEIKIATHSESLSHLQIPKIALPKYEGWGDILRWNLQENVPGEFPFASGLYPFKREGEDPSRMFAGEGGPERTNKRFHYVSAGMPAKRLSTAFDSVTLYGNDPDLRPDIYGKIGNAGVSICCLDDAKKLYSGFDLVHALTSVSMTINGPAPMLLGFFMNAAIDQQCEIYIKANDLEKEVEAKINKLYKDKGIERPKYQGELPAGNNGLGLMLLGVTGDQVLPLEIYNEIKVKTLAQVRGTVQADILKEDQAQNTCIFSTEFALRLMGDVQEYFITKNVRNFYSVSISGYHIAEAGANPITQLAFTLSNGFTYVEYYLSRGMNINDFGPNLSFFFSNGVDPEYSVIGRVARKIWAKAMKNKYGANERAQMLKYHIQTSGRSLHAQEIDFNDIRTTLQALYAIYDNCNSLHTNAYDEAITTPTEESVRRAMAIQLIINKELGLAKNENPIQGSFIIEELTDLVEAAVLQEFDRITERGGVLGAMETMYQRSKIQEESLYYETLKHNGDFPIVGVNTFLSSKGSPTVIPAEVIRATEEEKQYQITMLDNLHNFHEAKVNEHLNTLQQAAIKNENLFDHLMEATKVCSLGQITSALFEVGGQYRRNM; encoded by the coding sequence ATGGAACAACAAATACCATATATTCCTAAAAATAAAGTAAGAATTGTTACTGCTGCTTCACTTTTTGACGGACATGACGCAGCCATAAATATTATGCGACGCATTATTCAGTCTACAGGTGTTGAGGTAATTCACCTTGGACATGACCGAAGCGTAGAAGAAGTGGTAAATACCGCTATTCAAGAAGATGCCAATGCAATTGCGATGACTTCTTATCAAGGCGGACACAACGAATACTTTAAATATATGTATGATTTGCTTCGCGAAAAAGGAGCAGGGCATATTAAGATTTTTGGCGGCGGAGGCGGAGTAATCCTTCCTAGTGAAATTTCAGAATTACATGAATATGGTATCACAAGAATTTATTCTCCAGACGATGGACGTTCTTTAGGACTTCAGGGAATGATTAATGATTTGGTTCAACGAGCTGATTTTCCTATTGGAGATAAATTAAACGGAGAAGTAGATCATATCGAAAATAAAGTTCCAACGGCAATTGCGCGTTTGATTTCGGCAGCAGAAAACTTCCCAGAAATTGCAAAACCAGTTTTTGATAAAATTCACGAAAGCAATGCAAGTTCTAAAATTCCAGTTTTAGGAATCACAGGAACGGGAGGAGCCGGAAAATCTTCTTTGGTTGACGAATTAGTTCGTCGTTTTTTAATTGATTTCCCAGAAAAAACAATCGGATTAATTTCTGTCGATCCTTCTAAGAGAAAAACGGGAGGAGCGCTTTTAGGAGACAGAATCCGAATGAATGCTATTAATAATCCTCGTGTTTATATGCGTTCGCTGGCGACACGTCAGTCAAATTTGGCTTTGTCTAAATATGTAGCTGAAGCGATTCAGGTTCTAAAAGCGGCGAAATACGATTTGATTATTCTGGAAACTTCAGGAATTGGTCAGTCTGATACCGAGATTATGGATCATTCAGACGTTTCTTTATATGTAATGACACCAGAGTTTGGAGCAGCAACACAATTGGAGAAAATCGATATGCTTGATTTTGCCGATTTAGTGGCTTTAAATAAATTTGATAAACGTGGTGCGCTTGACGCTTTGCGCGATGTAAAAAAACAATATCAAAGAAACCATAATCTTTGGGACAAAAGCCCAGACGAAATGCCAGTTTTCGGAACGATCGCTTCTCAATTTAACGATCCTGGAATGAACACGCTTTACAAAGCGATTATGGATAAAGTGGTAGAAAAAACGGCTTCTGATTTGAAATCGACTTTTACCATCACAAAAGAAATGAGCGAAAAAATCTTCGTGATTCCGCCAGGAAGAACGCGTTATTTATCTGAAATTGCAGAGAATAACAGAAGTTATGATGAAACAGCCATTTCGCAGCAAAAAGTTGCTCAAAAATTATACGGAATTTTCAAAACTATAGAATCGGTTTCTGGAAAAGTTCCTCAGATTACAAAAGCAGGAATTGACGATTCGACTGTTTTACCAAGCGGAATTGCAGAACACGACGAAAACAGAATCTTTTTAAATCTTTTACTAAATCAGTTTGATAAAGTAAAAATGGACTTAGATCCGTACAATTGGGAAATTATTCTGAATTGGGATGAAAAAGTAGCGAAATACAAAAATCCGGTTTACTCGTTTAAAGTTCGTGATAAAGAAATCAAGATTGCAACGCATTCTGAAAGTTTATCGCATTTACAGATTCCGAAAATTGCTTTACCTAAATATGAAGGTTGGGGCGATATTTTGCGTTGGAATTTACAAGAAAATGTTCCGGGAGAATTTCCTTTTGCTTCGGGATTATATCCGTTTAAGCGTGAGGGCGAAGATCCGTCAAGAATGTTTGCGGGCGAGGGCGGACCAGAAAGAACTAACAAACGTTTTCATTATGTAAGTGCGGGAATGCCTGCAAAACGTCTTTCGACAGCTTTTGACAGTGTAACTTTATACGGAAATGATCCAGATTTGCGTCCGGATATTTACGGGAAAATTGGAAATGCAGGAGTTTCAATCTGCTGTTTAGACGATGCTAAAAAACTATATTCTGGTTTCGATTTGGTTCATGCTTTGACTTCGGTAAGTATGACCATTAACGGGCCTGCGCCAATGCTGTTAGGTTTCTTTATGAATGCCGCAATCGATCAGCAATGTGAGATTTACATTAAAGCAAATGATTTAGAAAAAGAAGTTGAGGCAAAAATCAACAAATTATATAAAGACAAAGGAATCGAAAGACCGAAATACCAAGGCGAACTTCCTGCCGGAAACAACGGTTTGGGATTAATGCTTTTGGGTGTTACGGGAGATCAGGTTTTACCTTTGGAAATTTATAACGAAATAAAAGTAAAAACGTTAGCTCAAGTTCGCGGAACGGTTCAGGCCGATATTTTAAAAGAAGATCAGGCGCAGAATACTTGTATTTTCTCAACCGAATTTGCACTGCGCTTAATGGGCGACGTTCAGGAATATTTTATCACTAAAAACGTTCGTAATTTCTATTCGGTTTCGATTTCTGGATATCATATTGCCGAGGCGGGAGCGAACCCAATTACGCAATTGGCCTTTACGCTTTCAAATGGTTTCACTTACGTGGAATATTATTTGAGCCGCGGCATGAACATCAACGATTTTGGACCAAATTTATCGTTCTTCTTCTCTAACGGAGTAGATCCAGAATATTCAGTAATTGGACGTGTGGCGCGTAAAATTTGGGCAAAAGCCATGAAAAACAAATACGGAGCCAACGAAAGAGCACAAATGCTGAAATATCATATTCAGACTTCTGGGCGTTCGTTACACGCGCAGGAAATTGATTTCAACGATATTAGAACGACTTTACAAGCTTTATATGCGATTTATGATAACTGTAATTCGCTTCACACAAATGCTTACGATGAAGCGATTACAACACCAACAGAAGAATCTGTACGTCGTGCCATGGCGATTCAGCTGATTATTAATAAAGAATTAGGTTTAGCGAAGAACGAGAACCCAATTCAAGGTTCGTTCATCATCGAAGAATTAACCGATTTAGTTGAAGCTGCAGTTCTTCAGGAATTCGACAGAATTACTGAAAGAGGCGGAGTTCTAGGCGCAATGGAAACGATGTACCAAAGATCTAAAATTCAAGAAGAAAGTTTGTATTACGAAACCTTGAAACACAACGGAGATTTCCCAATTGTGGGTGTAAACACGTTCTTGAGTTCAAAAGGTTCGCCAACGGTAATTCCGGCAGAAGTTATTCGTGCAACCGAAGAAGAAAAACAATATCAAATTACGATGTTGGATAATTTGCATAATTTCCACGAAGCAAAAGTAAACGAACATTTAAATACTTTACAACAAGCGGCTATTAAAAATGAAAACTTATTCGACCATTTAATGGAAGCGACAAAGGTTTGTTCTTTAGGTCAGATTACTTCGGCGTTGTTTGAGGTTGGTGGGCAGTATAGAAGGAATATGTAA
- a CDS encoding AbiJ-NTD4 domain-containing protein, translating into MSFSQRIGKKPLIKNLQLESIDTELRNGLWNILKLFILDKMEKRVSGGHTQFHEFGEVMWLSYFKLPVDNLSTNNYDTEQKIRDYFFRAEWYEVYDFLEFVAQLNFFIYNNYTEVFVENINHILETEFSAYRFIDKMICPISNSIEIDEIEEALVQNNSFTSLNGVNIHLENALDKLSDRANPDYRNSIKESISALETALRIITNESTLGKALNTLGSKGIKIDEQLKIGYEKIYAFTNNKQSGIRHAIVDEHNKPDFEDAKFILLLSSSMINYLVGKCKNENINIK; encoded by the coding sequence ATGTCATTCTCACAAAGAATAGGAAAGAAACCATTAATAAAAAATTTGCAGTTAGAAAGTATTGACACTGAATTAAGAAATGGACTTTGGAATATTTTAAAGTTATTCATCTTAGATAAGATGGAAAAAAGAGTAAGCGGAGGTCATACACAATTTCATGAGTTTGGAGAAGTAATGTGGCTAAGCTATTTTAAACTTCCAGTGGATAATTTATCTACTAACAATTATGATACTGAACAAAAAATTAGAGATTATTTTTTTAGAGCGGAATGGTATGAAGTATATGACTTTCTTGAGTTTGTAGCTCAATTAAATTTTTTTATCTACAATAACTACACTGAAGTATTTGTTGAAAATATAAATCATATTCTTGAAACTGAATTTTCGGCATATCGTTTTATAGATAAAATGATATGCCCAATATCTAATAGTATAGAGATAGATGAAATTGAAGAAGCGCTTGTTCAAAATAATTCATTTACCTCGCTAAATGGCGTAAATATTCATTTGGAGAATGCTCTTGATAAATTGTCAGACAGAGCTAATCCTGATTACCGAAATTCAATAAAAGAATCTATTTCCGCTCTAGAAACGGCTCTTAGAATTATAACAAACGAAAGTACGCTTGGAAAAGCATTAAATACATTAGGTTCAAAAGGAATTAAAATTGATGAACAACTAAAAATAGGTTATGAAAAAATTTATGCATTTACCAATAATAAGCAAAGTGGCATCCGTCATGCAATTGTTGATGAACATAATAAACCTGATTTTGAAGATGCTAAATTTATATTGCTATTGTCGAGTTCAATGATAAATTACTTAGTAGGAAAATGTAAAAATGAAAATATAAATATTAAATAG
- a CDS encoding helix-turn-helix domain-containing protein yields MSTLTKPNHIGRKISRIRELRDMKQEALAQALGTNQQAISILENSETIDEDKLIAIAKALGVTAEAIKNFSEEGVINYFNTFNESVSDSSFGSIHNNKCTFNPLDKLMETVEENKKLYERLLQAEKDKIEYLEKLLNQK; encoded by the coding sequence ATGAGCACACTAACAAAACCAAATCATATAGGGCGAAAAATAAGCCGTATTCGTGAACTTCGTGATATGAAGCAGGAAGCTTTGGCGCAGGCTTTAGGAACAAATCAGCAAGCGATTTCTATTTTAGAAAATAGTGAGACGATTGATGAAGATAAACTTATCGCAATTGCAAAAGCATTGGGTGTAACAGCAGAAGCAATTAAAAACTTTTCAGAAGAAGGTGTGATTAATTATTTCAATACTTTTAATGAATCAGTATCAGATAGTAGTTTTGGAAGTATTCATAATAATAAATGCACTTTCAATCCATTAGATAAATTAATGGAAACGGTAGAAGAAAATAAAAAGCTTTACGAGCGTTTGCTTCAGGCAGAAAAAGATAAAATTGAGTATTTAGAAAAATTGCTAAATCAGAAATAG
- a CDS encoding L,D-transpeptidase family protein yields the protein MKTLYSFTVILSLSFFLFSFNRIENNNFKYKKASNHSTVYRSQNDVNEISNGFFKRYSDLKKYKSDIMSLYKTRTLGTIWFDEDEINEFGSVLYEKAKKTNDLIIPYQKEIDQLFSASSDKSTLSQTDADMLLSSLYIVYTKKSNADKKKLAYNDMLKDFLNYSTLEEQETTAIATNEKVEFDQYYKLQDALKKYKRLEKSSKYKPIVPEESPYKELRPDAVSSTITQVRTRLYLLGDLKTDSKSNVYDRELMDAVMKYKVRNGFKPNYILAEEHINEMNIPLEDKVATLKLNMERCREISAKIAASDEYVLVNVPSYELIYVKNGKVVLTSPVFVGAPLTKTTIFNGEIDRIVFSPYWTVPQSIVQNELRSKMAADPNYLDEKNMEMVNGQVRQKPGPDNSLGLVKFMFPNPDDIYMHDTPSKTLFDFERRTFSHGCINVKMAKELAVAMLKDYPEWTQAKIDKAMDGKVENSFKLTKKVPIFITYFTSLVNEKGEVGFFQDVYEKDANPSGETLPGTAIVNQ from the coding sequence ATGAAAACATTATATTCATTCACCGTAATTTTAAGTTTGAGTTTTTTTCTATTTTCTTTTAACAGAATTGAAAACAACAATTTTAAATATAAAAAAGCTTCAAATCATTCAACCGTTTACCGCAGTCAAAATGATGTAAACGAAATTTCGAACGGCTTCTTTAAAAGGTATTCTGATTTAAAAAAATATAAATCGGATATCATGTCGTTGTACAAAACCAGAACACTAGGAACTATTTGGTTTGACGAAGATGAAATCAATGAGTTTGGTTCTGTTTTGTATGAAAAAGCAAAAAAAACAAACGATTTAATTATTCCTTATCAAAAAGAAATAGATCAATTGTTTAGTGCTTCATCAGATAAAAGCACACTTTCTCAAACCGATGCAGATATGCTTTTGAGTTCATTATATATAGTGTACACTAAAAAAAGCAATGCCGACAAGAAAAAATTGGCTTATAATGATATGCTAAAAGATTTCTTAAACTACAGCACACTGGAAGAGCAAGAAACGACAGCAATTGCAACAAATGAAAAAGTTGAATTTGACCAATATTACAAACTGCAAGATGCACTTAAAAAATACAAAAGATTAGAAAAATCAAGCAAATACAAACCTATCGTTCCAGAAGAATCTCCATATAAAGAGTTACGTCCAGATGCGGTTTCGAGCACTATTACACAAGTTAGAACTCGTTTGTATTTATTGGGAGATTTAAAAACCGATTCTAAAAGCAATGTTTATGATCGTGAATTGATGGATGCTGTAATGAAATACAAAGTCCGCAACGGATTTAAACCGAATTATATTCTAGCTGAAGAGCACATTAACGAAATGAATATTCCGCTTGAAGATAAGGTTGCCACTTTAAAACTTAACATGGAAAGATGTCGTGAGATTTCGGCCAAAATTGCTGCCAGCGATGAGTATGTTTTGGTTAACGTTCCTTCTTATGAATTGATTTATGTAAAAAACGGAAAAGTAGTTTTGACTTCACCTGTATTTGTCGGGGCACCTTTGACTAAAACTACTATTTTTAATGGAGAAATTGACCGAATTGTTTTTAGCCCCTATTGGACAGTTCCTCAAAGCATAGTGCAAAACGAATTAAGATCTAAAATGGCTGCAGATCCAAATTACCTTGATGAGAAAAATATGGAAATGGTTAACGGTCAAGTAAGACAAAAACCAGGCCCAGACAATTCTTTAGGATTGGTAAAATTTATGTTCCCAAATCCTGATGATATATATATGCACGATACGCCATCTAAAACTTTGTTCGATTTTGAAAGAAGAACTTTCAGCCACGGATGCATTAATGTAAAAATGGCTAAAGAACTTGCTGTTGCCATGCTGAAAGATTATCCAGAATGGACTCAGGCAAAAATCGATAAAGCTATGGACGGTAAAGTAGAGAACAGTTTTAAACTGACAAAAAAAGTACCCATTTTCATTACATATTTTACTTCATTGGTAAATGAAAAAGGAGAAGTTGGTTTCTTTCAAGATGTTTACGAAAAAGATGCCAATCCAAGCGGAGAAACGCTTCCCGGCACTGCAATTGTAAATCAATAA